CTGGTGGGCACGATGGACTGCCGTCCATTGCCGCTCGGGGGAAAAACGGGATGTTCCTGCCGTTCCCGCCAAGCCGCGTCAGGTGGCGGGAGGCTTTCGTTCCGGTCAGCGGCGGATGTTGCGAACGGCGCGGCGCAGGCGGGTCAGGGTGTCCGGGGTGGGGTGGGGGGCGTAGCGGGCGGCGTGGTAGGCGTTCAGGACGTCCTGAAGGGCGGCGTGCAGGTGCGGGTGTTGCGTGGCGGCGCGGGTCATGTACGCGGTGGGGGTTTCGCCGGGCGCGCGGGGCAGGTGCAGGCGCACGCTCAGGTCGTGCAGGGCGCGGCTGGCGGGGTCGCTGGGGCGGGCGCGGCGGCGGGCGAGCAGCAGGGCGGGGAGTAGGGTGAGGGCGATCAGGGTGGGGAGCAGCAGCAGGTACGGGGTGCTGCCCACGCCGCCCAGTCCGGCGCGGGTCAGCAGGTCGCTCTGGCGGTCTCCGTCGTAGTCGACGACGAGGTCGTTCCAGCGGTTCTGGATGGCGTCCAGGCGGAGTTGCAGGCGTTTGAGGGTGCCGGGTGCGGTGGGGGCGGCGGCCTGTGGGCGGGTCAGGGCGGTGCTCAGGCCGGCGCTGACGCGGGCGGGTGCGACGACGGCGGTGGGGTCCACGCGGACCCAGCCCTGGCCGGGCAGCCAGATTTCCGTCCAGGCGTGGGCGTCCTGCTGGCGCACGATCAGGTACGAGCCGTTCTGCTCGCCGCCCTGGTACCCGCCGACCACGCGGGCGCTGAGGCCGGCGGCGCGCATGAGGAATGCGAAGGAACTGGCGTAGTGTTCGCAGAAGCCCTGGCGGGAGCTGAACAGGAAGGCGTCCACGCGGTCCTGTTCGGGCAGCAGTGGCGGGGACAGGGTGTACGTGAAGCCCCCGGTGCGCAGCAGGTCCAGGCCCGCCTGAACGCGCGCCTGGAGGTTCAGGTTGCGCCAGCTGGCGGCCAGGGCGACCGCGCGGGGGTTCTGTCCGGCCGGGAGTTGCAGGTCGAAGGCCAGTCGGTCTGGGTCTTCCTGCACGCCCAGGCGGGCGGCGCGGCTCTGGAGTTCGACGCGGCGGCGGGTGGTGACGGGTCGGGGGGTGACAGCCTGGAAGGCGTTGGTCAGGAACGCGCCGTCCGGGACGGTCAGGGGCACGTCCAGCGCCAGCAGCCAGGGGTTGCCGCTGGGTTCCAGGGTCAGGGTGTAGTTCAGGGGTGGGCCGGTCACGTCCACGCTGGGTGTCCGGCCGGGCGCGCGGACCTGCCGCCAGGTGCGGCCGTCGTACGCCTCGTAGACGGGGCCGCGCCAGTAGCGCTGGTCGGGGGTGGGCAGCGCGCCCTGGAAGTCGGCGCGGAAGGCGACGGCGCTGTTCTGCGCGAGGTTCGAGTACTCGCCGGCGCTGATCTCGTTGCTCAGGCCGGTGGTGGCCTGCCCCTGCACCGGCAGTTGCCACAGGGGGCGGTCGGGGCGGGGGAACAGCACGAACAGCACCAGTGCCAGCGGGGCTGCCAGGGCCAGCAGGCGGCCCGCGCCCAGCAGCGAGTCACGCAGGTGCGTGCGCCTCCCTTCCCCGCCGGGGGTGGCCGGGGTGGAGGCCGGGCCAGAGGTGACCGGGGCGATCCAGGCGGGCGCGGCGGCCAGCAGGAACGCGGCGCTGATCAGGGTGTGCAGCGCCGAGAGCGGCCCCTGACTGTAGAAGTAGTGCGTGCTGGTCATGAACAGTCCCAGCAGGATCAGGATGCGTCCGTCGCGGGACGAGCGGCTCTCGGCGGTTTTCAGGGCGATCAGCAGGCCCAGGAAGGCCGTTCCGGCGTCGCGGCCCAGCAGGGTGCCCTGCGTGGCGATCAGCGCGGCGGCCCCGCCGACGGCCAGCAGCGCCAGCAGCCACACGGGCAGCGGGTCGAGTGTCCGGCCGGGGCGTGGTAGCACGCGGGCCAGGGCGTGTGCCAGCAGCAGCGCGATCGGCAACGTGATCCACACGGGTTGCCGCAGTGCGCCGGGCGCCAGCGTGACCGCCAGGGCCAGCAGCGTGGGTGGCGTGGCCTGCGTGACCAGCGTGGCGGCGTGCGACACCAGCCGCGCCGCGCCCCTGGCCGGGACGGGCGCGGCGGGCAGGGGGTCCACGGTCGCCAGGGCGTTCAGTGCGGCGTGCAGGTGCGCCTCGCCGCTGGCGGCCTTCAGGTGCGTGCCGGGCAACGTCAGCGCGAACGGCGTGCCCAGCGCCGAGAGGTGCTGCGCCCAGGCGCTCAGGCGGGAGGCGCGGGCCTCGGCGTCGCCCGGCGCGTCCTGCCAGTGCAGATCGGTGGCGTGCCCGCGCGCGGCGTCGGTCTCGCGGGTCAGGAGTTGCCCGGTGCGGGCCACGTGCCGCCACGACACCTGCCGGGGCGAGTCGCCGGGCTGGTAGGGGCGCAGTCCGGCGAATTCCTCGTCGCCGGGGCCGCGGTGGCCTTCGCCGCCCACGCCGGGCGCCGCGCGGTCCGGGACCGGCGGGACCGGGCTTTCCGGGGCGGGCCAGACCAGCAGCGTCACGGGGTCCGGCCGGGCGGGCAGCGCGGCGCGCCACAGGCCCAGCCGGTCCTGAGCCCAGGCGCCGACCTGGAGGGTCAGGGGGCCGCGCACGGAGGCCGGGAACGCCACGGTCAGGGCCGCGCCGCCTGCCGGTACGTGCAGCGCGGCGCGCAGTTCGCGTCCCTGGCCGCGCAGGCGGACTTCCAGCGTGCCGCTGTCCCCGGAGGCCTGGGCCTGCACGTTCAGCGAGGCGGGCTGCCCGGCGTGCGCGGGACCGGCCGGGCGCACGGTCAGGGTCAGGCTGCGCGCGGCCCGCATGGCCTGCGCCGCCGTGATCACCCACACGCCGCCCAGCAGGAACGTCAGACCGTACCCGAGGCTCAGGCCGTAGTTCACGCAGCCGATCAGGGTGAGCAGGATCAGGATCAGGAACGCCAGCCCGAACCCCGTGGGCCGCAGGTGCAGCGCGGCGCTCATACGGACTCCGATTGAATGGGCTGCAAAGACCACTGGGTCCGAGCGGATGCGAGTGGGAGGAGGGCGGGTTCCGGACGTGGAGCTGGCAATCCGGTGAAGTTCCGGATTGTCAGCGAAACAAACGGAACCCGTATCACGCGGTCGGCGCGTCGCGTGGGACCAGTGGTCGTGGAGCGGGTCATCTCAGGGGATGGGCGTGTCGGCCAGCAGCGCCCTGATCAGCGTGCCCACGTTCACGGACGGGTCGCGGGGCGGCAGTCGGTGCGCGGCCAGCGCCGGGAACACGGCCTGCACGTCCTCGGGCAGTGCCATGGGCCGCCCGTGCAGGTACGCCCAGGCGCGCGCGGCGGCCAGCAGCGCCAGCAGCGCGCGCGGGCTCAGCCCGGCGGCCAGCGCAGGGTGTTCGCGGGTGGCGCGGGCCAGCAGTTGCAGGTAATCCAGCAGCGGCGCGGCGGCGTGCACGCGGTCCACCTCGGCCTGCATGGCCAGCAGGGCCGGGGCGCTCAGGACGGCGCCCAGGTCCCGGACGCTCTGGCTGCGGCCCCCGGTTTCCAGCAGTTGCCGCTCGGCGCGCACGTCCGGGTAGCCCAGCGTGACGGTCATCAGGAAACGGTCCAGCTGCGCTTCCGGCAGGGGGCTGGTACCCACGAACGCCGCCGGGTTCTGCGTGGCGATCACGAAGAACGGCTGCGGCAGCGGGCGGGTCACGCCACCTTCCGAGACCTGCCGTTCCTCCATGGCTTCCAGCAGCGCGCCCTGCGTGCGGGGCGTGGCGCGGTTGATCTCGTCGGCCAGCAGCATCTCGCTGAACACCGGCCCCGGCACGAACCGGAACGCGGCGGCCGGGGCGTCCCAGACGCTCACGCCGGTCAGGTCGGCGGGCAGCAGGTCCGCCGTGAACTGCACGCGCCGGAACTCCAGGCCGCAGGTGCGGGCCAGCGCCTGCGCCAGCGTGGTCTTCCCCACGCCCGGCTGATCCTCGATCAGCAGGTGCCCGCGCGCCAGCAGGCAGGTCAGGGCCAGCCGGATCTGCCCACCCTTGCCCAGGATGACGCTGTCCAGCTGCGTCAGGGCCGCCTGCAGGGCCGCGACGTGCCCGGTGGGAATGGAAGCGGAACTCAGGGCGGTCGTCATGCCGGGTAGCGTAGCGGCCCGACTCTGACAGAACTGCGACGGGGGCAGAGATTCACCCCGCCCGGCGGTCAGGTCGCGTGGCTCACGGCCCGCTCCGGAGCCCCGTCCGGCCGGGCCGACGTGCGGGCCGCGCCGCGCAGGGCCAGCCATGAACCCAGCCACGCGCCCGCCACGTCGAACAGCCAGTCCTGCACGCCCGCCTCACGCGGCGGCACGAACGCCTGATGCGCCTCGTCCAGCGCGCCGAACCACGCCGCGATCACCAGCGCCGCGCCGCGCCGCCCGGTCGCGCGGGCCAGCGTGAACGCCAGCGCGAGGTACGCCGTGAAGTGCGCGATCCAGTCCTTCGGGTGCTCCAGCGACGGTCCCGGCGTCTGCGGCGCGCTGCTCAGGGACCAGATGGCCCCCATGATCAGCAGCGCCGGCACCCACCACAACGGCCTGGGACGCCTGCCGCTCAAGCGTGCCCACCCGCTGGATGCCCACCGGCTGGATGCTCGACCAGCTCGATCAGGGTGCCCGCGCCCCACTTCGGGTGCAGGAACGCCACGCGTGACCCGGCGCGGCCCGGCGTGGGCTCCTCGTTCAGGAACCGCGCGCCGTCCGCGCGCAGGCGGGTCATCTCGGCGTTCAGGTCCGCCACGCGGTACGCCGTGTGATGCAGCCCCGGCCCCTTGCGCGCCAGGAAAGCCGCAATCGGGCTGTCGTCCCGCGTGGGCATCAGCAGTTCGATCAGGGTCTCCCCCACCTGGAACGCCCGCACCCGCACGCCCTGCGACGCGACCTCCTCGTCCGGCCCTTCCGGGTGCAGGCCCAGCGCCACGTACGGCGCCGAACCCGCCTCCAGGTCCGGGGTGGCGATCGCCACGTGATCCAGCAGCAACACAGTCATGCACGCAGGGTAAAGCACGGGCGCGGGACGCGGGAGGCAGGCCGAGCCCACTGACCGCTGATCCCCGTTACTTCGCCTGGGGGCGGGCGCGCAGGTACCAGTGGGCGACGGCGCGCATCACGTCCTTGCCCTCGCCGTCCTGCACGGTCACGTTCACGATCAGGCGGGCCTTGCCGTCCGCTGCGAACTCGGCGTGCGCCGCCGCGATCCCCGCCGGGTCGGCCGCCTCGGCCCGCGCGGTCAGGTCGCCCACGGCGCGGTTCACGTAGTGCGTCTCCAGTTTCTCGATCAGGGGCACGGCGCCCGCCAGTTGCGCCGCGAACGCCCCCGCGAACGCCGCGCCACTCACAGCCTCGGCCAGCAGGAACTGCACGCCCGCGTGAATGGTGCCCAGGTGGTTGCGGAACGGGGCGGTGTCCGGCGCCTCCCCGGTCGCCCAGCCGACGCCCACGTCGGTGATCTGCACGCCGACCGTGGCGTTCATGGGAATGTCATGCAGGGCCTTCTTGACGGCCTGGGCAGCGAAAGCGGGCAGGGTGGCAGCTTGAGTCATGGGTGGAACCTCCAGGGTCGAACACAGAATTTGAACTGAGTTCAAGTATAAGCGGAGAAGGCACGGAGGTTCACCCTGACGCCCCGCCACCCAGCACGAACGCCCGGACTGCATGCAGAAGCGGGTTCGCATGGCAGGTCAATTGCGCCGCCACCTCCCGCGCCGTAACCCAGGCCAGTGCGTGCTGCTCCGGGGTGATCTCGCCCCTGTGCAGGGCGGTGTCGAGTTCATCCGCGTCGATGATTTCCGGCACGCCGGGCGTCCAGTCCGCGTTCAGGGTAGCTTGCACGTCGAGGTACAGGTCATCCAGCCACGGCATGCCGTCCTCTCCTATGCCGGTGGCGGCGCACACGTCCGCGTAGGCGAACACGGGGGTTTCCCCGTGCAGGATGACCAGCAGGGTCGCGTGCCCCTGCGTGGGCACCAGCGTCAGCCAGCGCGCCCCGACCGCCAGGGTGGGCACCGTGACCCCGTGAACGGTCACCGCATGCGGCTGAGGAACGTGCGTGAAGGTCACGTCCACCAGCCAACCCTCCGGGAGCGTCACGACGCGCTGCGTCCCCTGCACGCCAGGGAAGAACTGAAGGTACCGACCATCCTTGCGCTTCACCCACGCAGCGTAGAGCAGGGGTGAAGCGCTGCGCTCCGCAGGTGTGGCGGGCACGGCGGTCATGGCTTCACGGTCAGGTGTACGGGTCTTCCAGGTAGCGTTTCAGGACGTGTACGGGTGGGTAGGTGCCCGCCTGGAGTTGCGTTTCGACGTGCCGGGCGTGCGTCCAGGTGGCGTCGGCCTGGGCGGGTGTGACGAGGCCCTGGGTGACGGCGTCGTCGAGTTCGTCCCCGTCGATGATCGCGGTCGCGGCGACCGTCCAGGGGGCGTGTTCGGCGGGGTGGCCGATCACGTCGAGGTACAGGTCGTCGTGCCAGGGGTACCCGCTGTCGTGCCAGCCTTCGCCGCCGTGCAGGTCGATGTAGTACTGCACGGGTCGCCCGGTAGGGTCAAGCTGGATGGTCAGGGCGCTGCCGGGCGTGCCCTCCCCGGTGGTGGGGTGGGCGCGCACCCAGCGGTACCCGCTGCCCAGGATGCGGCGCAGGCCGTCCCGTCCGGGGATGGGCACATCGAGGGACCGGTTGACCTCGTGCGCGACGAAATCCACGATCACGTGACCGGGAACGTGCAGGACGGTCTGGGTGTGCCGGGTGACGCGCGCCCAGCCGCTCAGGTCAAAGACTTTCCGTTTCATGCCCCTCCCTATCAGCTTCCTGAAATGGTTCTGCCTGCAGTTCAGCTTGAGCGTCTTCCGTTGTCCCCTCTCCCCTTGTGGGAGAGGGAGGGAGGCGCGGAGCGCCGGAAGGGTGAGGGGGCGAGGTGAAGCCTCCCCCGTCCTACGCGAGGCTGCGGACGGCCCGCAGCATCAGTTCGCCCTCAGTGGCCTGCACGCGGGCTTTGAGGCTGGCGAGGTCGTCGCCGGGCAGGACGGGTACGCGGGCCTGCGCCAGCACGGGTCCCTCGTCAATGCCGGCGGTGACGAGGTGGACGGTGGCGCCGCTTTCGGTGTCGCCGCTGGCGAGGACGGCCTCGTGGACGCGGTCGCCGTACATGCCGCGTCCGCCGTGGCGGGGCAGGAGGCTGGGGTGGATGTTCACGAGTCGGCCCTCGAAGTGGTTCAGGACGCGGGGGCCGATCTCGCGCATGTAGCCGCTGAGGACGAGTGTGTCCGCGCCCGCGCTGACGAGGACTTCGAGGATGGCGGCGTCGAGGTCGTCCGGGTCGGGGTATCTGGCGCTGCTGAGGTGCGCGGTCGTGAGGCCCGCGTCGCGTGCCCAGGCGAGGGCCGGGGAGCGGCTGTTGTTGCTGACCAGCGCGACGGGGGTGGCGTTCAGGTCGCCTGCGCGGCAGGCCTCGACGAGGTGCCGCGCGGCGCTGCCGCCGTGCGAGGCGAGAAAGCCCAGTTTCATTCGGTCGCGGGTGCGCCGAGTTCCTGAAGCAGGTAGGCGCTGGTGAGGATGCCGTTGTGGTAGTCGCTGACGGCGAAGCTCTCGTTGGGGCTGTGGGGGGCGTCCTCGTTCAGGCCAAGGTCCACGAACAGGACCGGGGCGTGCAGCAGGTCGTTGAACGCGGCGACGATGGGGATGCTGCCGCCGGTGCGGGCGAACACGGCTTCACGGCCGAAGACGCGCTTGAGGGCGCGGTTCGCGGCGAGGTTGTAGGGGCTGTTCAGGTCGAACTTGAAGGGACGGCCGCCGTGGTGCGGGTGGACGACGGCGGTGGTCCCTGCGGGCGCAAGGGTGGGCACGTAGTCGGTGATCAGTCCCGTGATGCGGTCGGGGTCCTGTCCGGGCACGAGGCGCATGCTGACCTTGGCTCCGGCCTTGGCGGCGATGACGGTCTTGCTGCCTTCGCCCTGGTAGCCGCCCCAGATGCCGTTCACGTCGAGGGTGGGGCGGCCCCACAGGCGTTCCAGGGTGGTGTACCCGGCTTCGCCGGGCAGGGCGGGCACGCCGATGCTGGCGGCGAATTCAGCGTCGTCGTGGGGCAGGTCGGCCCACATCTGGCGTTCGGTGTCGGTCAGGTCGTCGATGCCGTCGTAGAAGCCGGGGATGGTGACGCGGCCCTGGTCGTCCTTGAGGCGCGTGATGATCTCCGCCAGGGCGCCAATGGGGTTGGGGGCGGCGCCGCCGTAGCTGCCGCTGTGCAGGTCGCGGTTGGCGCCCTGAACGTGAATCTCGACGTAGCTGAGGCCGCGCACGCCGTAGGTGATGGTGGGCACGTCGGGCGCGAAGCGGCTCCCGTCGCTGATGACGATCACGTCGGCCTTCAGTTCCTCGGCGTGGTCCCGCAGGTACGGTTCGAGGTTCGGGCTGCCGATCTCCTCCTCGCCTTCCAGCAGGAATTTCACGTTCACGGGCAGTTCGCCCTGCGCGAGCAGCAGTTCCACGCCCTTGACGTGCGCGTAGGCCTGGCCCTTGTCGTCGGTGCTGCCGCGCGCGTAGATGCGCCCGTCGCGGATGGTCGGCTCAAAGGGCGGCGTGACCCATTCTTCCAGGGGCGCCTCGGGCTGCACGTCGTAGTGGCCGTAGATCAGGACGGTGGGTTTGCCGGGGGCGTTCAGGCGTTCGGCGTACACGACGGGGTGCCCGGCGGTCGGGTCGATGCGGGCCGTGAAGCCCAGCCCCGCCAGTTTGGCGCGCAGGAACTCGGCGGTGGCGGCCATGTCGCCCTTGCGGGTCGGGTCGGCGCTGACCGAGGGGAGGCGCAGCAGCGCGAACAGTTCCTCGTTCGCCTGCTCGCGGTTCAGGGCGGCACTCAGGTCCGGAGTCTGATGGGTCATACCGGGGATGATACGGGCTGACCCGCGCCGGGCGTCCAGGATCGGAGGGCAGTGGGATGTGGGCCGCGCGCAGTCCGCACCGCCTGCACCCCGCCTGCCCTTCCATTGCAGAAACACTGACGCGGGTATACTCAACGGAAGTTATGCCCTCTGACTCCAGACATCGGCCCGTGTACGTCATCTCCGTGGCGGCGGAACTGGTGGACATGCACCCCCAGACGCTGCGGCTGTACGAACGCAAGGGTCTGATCCGCCCCGGTCGCAGCAGCGGCAAGACCCGCCTGTACAGCGAACGCGACATCGAGCACCTGCGCGAGATTCGCCGCCTGACGCAGGAACTCGGCGTGAACCTCGCCGGGGTCGAGGAGGTCATGCGCCTCCAGCATGAACTGGACGACATTCAGGGCGAGTTCGAGGCGGAGATCGAACGGATCGAGGACGAGTTGCGGGCGCAGGCGCAGCCGCGTGCCCTGCCGGGACCGGACGGCAGGGTGGACCCGAAGGACCGGCCCGTGTACGTGATCAGCATCGCGGCGGAACTGGTGGACATGCACCCCCAGACGCTGCGGCTGTACGAGCGTAAGCAGCTGATCCGTCCGGGGCGCAGCAGCGGCAAGACGCGGCTGTACAGCGAGCGGGACATCGAGCACCTGCGCGAGATCCGCCGCCTGACGCAGGAACTCGGCGTGAACCTCGCCGGGGTCGAGGAGATCATGCGCCTGCGTCATCAGCTGGATTCCACGCGTGCCGGGCTGGAAAGCAACGTGCGGCGCATTCAGGACGACATCACGGACCGCATGACCAAGTGGCGCACCCTGCCGGAAGGGGACGGCGCGGGCACCGACGACGACGGGTGACGGGGGGCGTCGGGGCGCAGCAGAGCCCCCGCGCGGGCCGCTGCGGGGGCGCTACACTTCGGGGCGTGAACTGCGGCCTTCCTGAACAGCGTCTTCCCTCTCCTGCCGGAGTCCACCTGTCCTGCCACGCTGCCTGCCGCGCCGCCTGTCCCCTGTGGAGCGCGCAGGCATGAGGCCTCTGTGGGTGATCGGGGATATTCACGGCGCGTACGACAAGTTGCGTGCCATCCTGCTGCGCGCGGGCCTGATCGACTTCGACGGCAGCTGGACGGCCGGGGACGCGCACGTGGTGTTCCTGGGTGACTACGTGGACCGCGGCCCGAACGGCGTGGGCGTGATCCGCCTGATCCGCAGCCTGGAGGTGCAGGCGCAGGAGGTGGGCGGGCAGGTGACGGCGCTGCTGGGTAACCACGAGGTGATGTTCCTGGCGGCGCTGGTGTTCCGGCACAGCGACCCGCAGGACCGTTACGGGTACCGGGAGTACTGGCTGGAGAACGGCGGGCAGGTGCGGGACGCGGACCTGCTGGAACCCAGTGACCTGGCGTGGCTGTGCGGGCGGCCGGCCATGGCGACCTCGCACGACTGGCTGCTGGTGCACGCCGACAGCCTGATGTACCTGAAGCTGGGCAGCAGCGTCGAGGGCGTGAACGCCGCCGTGCTGGACCTGATGACGAACCCCGACCCGGACGACTGGGGCGCGTTCCTGAACGCCTTCACGGACCGTTTCGCGTTCGTGCTGGGCGCCGGGGACGAGAAGGCCCGGCAGATGCTGAGTACCTTCGGCGGGCAGCGGATCGCGCACGGGCACACGCCGGTGTACGTGCTGCTGGACGAGCACCTGCACGGCCCGACCGTGGGGGCGGGGGCGCCCATTCCGTACGCGGGGCGGCTGTGCGTGGCGATGGACAGCGGCATGGCGTACCGCGAGGACGCCGGATTCATCGCCCGACTGAACCGTCACGGAATCGCGGAGGTCGTGACCTTCCCCAGCGGCGGCGACTTCTACTGAAGTTCCGGCCCTGAAGACCCCGCGCTGATGCTTCCGGCGGCCTGCTGGCTGGGCAGGGGCGGGGGTGGGGGCGGCCGTTTGTCCTAGTCTGTGCGGGTTGTCCCGGTCTGTACGGGCACATTCGAGGGCAGGCGCGGCGGGCCGCGACTCCAAAGGACTTTTCTGCGTGACACATTCTTCTGATCTTTCCGGTTCCCCCTCGGGGGCTGCGGGTGCGCCGCCTGCGCTGCGGCTGCGCGGCATCACCAAACGCTTTCCTGGCGTGGTCGCCAACGACTCGGTGGACCTGACCGTCCACGCGGGCGAGGTGCTGGCCCTGCTGGGCGAGAACGGCGCGGGGAAAAGTACCCTGATCTCGATCCTGTACGGCCTGTACCAGCCGGACGAGGGCGCGGTGGAACTGGACGGCCGGGCGGTGCGGATCGGCAGTCCGGCGCAGGCGCTGCGGCTCGGGATCGGGCTGGTGCCGCAGCATCCGCTGCTGGTGTCGCGGCATTCGGTGGCCGAGAATCTGGCACTGGGTGGCGCGGGTGGGTTGTTCCCGGCGCGGCGCGTGGCGGGCCGGGTGCGGGACCTCTCGGCGCGGTACGGGCTGGAGGTGGACCCGGAGGCGCGCGTGTCGGACCTGTCGCCGGGCGAGAAGCAGCGCGTGGAGATCGTGCGGGCACTGCTGGGCGGCGCGCGGGTCCTAATTCTGGATGAGCCGACGAGCGTGCTGACCCCGCAGGAGGCCGACGGGCTGTTCCGCGTGATGCGCGAGTTGAAGGCGGACGGGCGCAGCCTGATCTTCATCTCTCACAAGCTCGACGAGGTGCTGGCGGTGGCGGACCGCGTGACGGTGCTGCGGCGCGGGAAGGTCGTGGGCGGCGTGCCGACGCTGGGCGCGACCCGTGAGAGCCTCGCGGAGCTGATGGTGGGCCGCAGCGTGGACTTTACCCGCAAGCGCGCGGACGGCCCCGGCCCGGAGGCGGGCACGCTGCTGAACGTGAGTGACCTGAGCGCACACGGCTCGCGCGGCCTGCCGGCCCTGCGCGGCGTGAGCTTCGAACTGCGCCGCGGCGAGGTGCTCGGCGTGGCCGGAATTGCCGGGAACGGGCAGAGTGAACTGGTCGAGGTCCTGGCCGGGCTGCACGAGGCGACGGGCACGGTCACGCTGGACGGGCAGCCGCTGAGCGGGGACGCCGCCGGGCGTTTCCGTTCAGGCGTGGCGCACATTCCCGAGGACCGCATTCACAGCGGCACGGTGCCGACCATGACGG
This portion of the Deinococcus seoulensis genome encodes:
- a CDS encoding ABC transporter ATP-binding protein; the protein is MVANDSVDLTVHAGEVLALLGENGAGKSTLISILYGLYQPDEGAVELDGRAVRIGSPAQALRLGIGLVPQHPLLVSRHSVAENLALGGAGGLFPARRVAGRVRDLSARYGLEVDPEARVSDLSPGEKQRVEIVRALLGGARVLILDEPTSVLTPQEADGLFRVMRELKADGRSLIFISHKLDEVLAVADRVTVLRRGKVVGGVPTLGATRESLAELMVGRSVDFTRKRADGPGPEAGTLLNVSDLSAHGSRGLPALRGVSFELRRGEVLGVAGIAGNGQSELVEVLAGLHEATGTVTLDGQPLSGDAAGRFRSGVAHIPEDRIHSGTVPTMTVAENLALRDFARAPLARGLARDLGATDDRARREVEAYAVATPGIHTPTRLLSGGNIQKLILARELAGQPKLILAVHPTYGLDIGATDQVHRVLLDRTAQGAGVLLVSEDLDELLSLSDRVAVMVGGSLLGPFPVSGVTRESLGLLMGGAHPHSIPGADQGVAQGGVGA